The Coffea arabica cultivar ET-39 chromosome 4e, Coffea Arabica ET-39 HiFi, whole genome shotgun sequence genome includes a window with the following:
- the LOC113742368 gene encoding zinc finger BED domain-containing protein RICESLEEPER 2-like — MEWNLDKKIFSVVVDNATLNDSMVKYLKSWLVDKSLLPLGGELLHVRCSAHLLNLIVQDGLAEIGGLLSKIRGTVKYLKKSAYANQNFENAINQCKLKGKRKVGLDVQNRWNSTFTMLDTALPLREAFDRLDQMGKNYKYNPSQKEWEVVVIVVHSCLKHFYNATRHFSGTKFPIANVFFPDICSIQLQLMKWEQSEHDFFRHMAGPMKEKFEKYGEECSLVLTIAVVLDPRFKMDLVEYYYRQIHGHNAEKYIQRVHSTLVDLYMDYGGKFLPSLDLWNSESVEKSSSSNDALSDFDKWYFESHSSCLHANQKLELDQYLEEQKFPRKDNFDILEWWKANCPKFPILAKMARDILVVPTTTVASESAFSVGDRVIDETRAKLLPDVVKALVTTDDWIESKKKMRHVKKKKENLTGLA; from the exons ATGGAGTGGAATTTGGACAAGAAGATTTTTTCAGTAGTAGTTGACAATGCAACTTTAAATGACTCTATGGTCAAATACTTGAAATCTTGGCTTGTTGACAAGTCTCTACTACCTTTGGGAGGGGAACTACTGCATGTTCGATGTAGTGCACATTTATTAAATTTGATTGTCCAGGATGGATTGGCTGAAATTGGAGGACTACTTAGCAAGATTCGAGGAACAGTAAAATACTTGAAAAAGTCTGCTTATgcaaatcaaaattttgaaaatgcaaTTAACCAATGCAAGTTGAAAGGTAAAAGGAAAGTGGGTTTGGATGTTCAAAATAGGTGGAATTCTACATTTACAATGCTTGATACTGCATTACCACTAAGGGAAGCTTTTGATCGTTTAGACCAAATGGGCAAGAACTATAAGTATAATCCATCTCAAAAGGAGTGGGAAGTTGTTGTTATTGTTGTTCATAGTTGTCTAAAACACTTTTATAATGCAACTCGTCATTTTAGTGGTACGAAATTTCCAATAGCAAATGTGTTTTTTCCTGATATTTGTAGCATTCAACTTCAATTGATGAAATGGGAACAAAGTGAACATGACTTTTTTAGACATATGGCTGGTCCAATGAAAGAGAAGTTTGAAAAATATGGGGAAGAGTGTAGTTTGGTACTGACAATAGCTGTAGTGCTTGATCCAAGGTTTAAGATGGATTTGGTGGAGTATTATTATAGACAAATTCATGGACATAATGCTGAAAAATATATTCAACGGGTTCATAGTACTTTAGTTGATTTGTATATGGATTATGGAGGTAAATTTTTACCATCATTAGATCTTTGGAACAGTGAAAGTGTTGAGAAAAGTAGTTCAAGTAACGATGCATTGAGTGACTTTGATAAATGGTACTTCGAGTCTCACTCGTCTTGCCTTCATGCAAATCAAAAATTAGAATTGGATCAATACTTGGAAGAGCAAAAGTTTCCAAGAaaggacaattttgatattttagaatGGTGGAAAGCTAATTGTCCAAAATTTCCTATTTTGGCAAAAATGGCACGTGATATATTGGTTGTTCCGACCACTACAGTTGCATCAGAATCTGCATTTAGTGTTGGTGATAGAGTAATTGATGAGACTCGTGCCAAATTACTTCCAGATGTAGTTAAAGCATTAGTGACTACTGATGATTGGattgaatcaaagaaaaaaatga GGCacgtgaagaagaagaaagaaaacttaaCAGGTTTGGCTTAA